The following are from one region of the Lineus longissimus chromosome 19, tnLinLong1.2, whole genome shotgun sequence genome:
- the LOC135503058 gene encoding coiled-coil domain-containing protein 127-like produces the protein MGNIIPLPANPVFDQQGAAPVMNIPPDGQMLNDPNNPHSKQMLGVILNGLIPIAGICLFAYTAKRHSDETKALKKDRDYTVAKLVNELEQQKGVGDGGSRRGAAGELLSELEREENIIRLAKLKELRVYDETLEKILDVRCSRFKKKDQRIHLQNILVNNLTKPTGHLQGLDMYRGLDDVFTHDHHFCANSKEQNGKFRQLYVEHWRLKVELQRYKNVVERLKIGLGMSGNESKKG, from the exons ATGGGTAACATCATCCCCCTTCCAGCGAACCCTGTCTTCGACCAACAGGGGGCAGCACCGGTGATGAACATACCTCCAGACGGACAAATGCTGAATGATCCTAACAACCCCCATTCAAAACAGATGCTGGGGGTTATTCTCAATGGTCTCATACCAATTGCTGGGATTTGTCTTTTCG CATACACTGCTAAAAGACACAGTGATGAGACCAAGGCCCTGAAAAAAGATCGAGACTACACTGTCGCAAAACTTGTCAATGAGCTCGAACAGCAGAAGGGTGTAGGCGATGGAGGGTCCAGAAGGGGAGCTGCAGGTGAACTATTATCAGAGCTAGAGCGTGAAGAGAACATAATTCGCCTCGCAAAACTAAAAGAATTAAGAGTTTACGACGAAACGTTGGAAAAAATCTTGGATGTACGTTGTAGTAGGTTTAAGAAAAAGGACCAGAGGATCCATTTACAGAATATCTTGGTGAATAATTTGACTAAACCAACAGGTCATTTGCAAGGCTTGGACATGTATAGAGGTTTGGACGATGTGTTCACGCATGATCATCATTTCTGCGCGAATTCTAAGGagcagaatggaaagttccggCAACTGTACGTTGAACATTGGAGATTGAAAGTCGAGCTGCAGCGGTATAAGAACGTAGTTGAAAGGCTGAAAATTGGCCTGGGGATGAGTGGGAATGAGTCGAAGAAAGGTTGA
- the LOC135502903 gene encoding beta-1,3-galactosyltransferase 1-like — MSCILYTVLIRVGNSFSARDTVFKSFVWPVCSAWYANLRARVNMEAYDDRLCVDSRRIPSGVDSQEGLLKASVEERGERSRVFKMVPFNQSLKVTLVSMTCYVVVVVVVIRYYRSSWEPGEDIGQQDINPDPKIFLNSDDICENGKKGIFLLIMILSAVVNFERRNEIRASYLNVTQYLGCEVRHVFLLARIDYVEAQKMVGEEAARYNDVVQFDFDDRYVNLARKTLGGLYWVNSSCSNAKYVVKTDDDVLILPQNAVRLLAGLSADQERTLYSGRLQPSARPVRNYGKWRVAKEVYPYLRYPPYVWGLAIIMSMEVIQRFSRASKRVPQIHVEDAYIGLLARATGIKPKCNTAVRWGFKLKNYSAHHDYCRFQNVMLLAASFNDMAKFWEGYSRAEQEGKSCDANVTRYLHTGTDICPWPWVAMSDVLDMVPADDKSVQKTCASLS, encoded by the exons ATGtcatgcattttgtacacaGTACTTATCAGAGTGGGGAATTCGTTTTCAGCTCGTGACACGGTTTTTAAGAGTTTTGTTTGGCCCGTCTGTTCAGCATGGTATGCAAATTTGCGAGCTCGTGTGAACATGGAAGCATACGATGACAGGCTGTGCGTGGATTCCCGCCGAATTCCGTCTGGGGTTGATTCGCAGGAGGGTTTATTAAAAGCTTCCGTTGAAGAACGGGGAGAACGGTCAC GTGTTTTCAAGATGGTGCCCTTCAATCAATCCCTCAAGGTCACGCTGGTGTCCATGACCTGCTACGTGGtagttgtcgtcgtcgtcatccggTACTACCGGTCCTCATGGGAACCGGGAGAAGACATTGGCCAACAAGATATCAACCCAGACCCGAAGATATTTCTAAACTCTGATGATATATGTGAGAATGGCAAAAAAG gtatttttcttctcatcatGATCTTAAGCGCCGTGGTAAACTTCGAACGAAGAAACGAAATCCGAGCATCATACCTCAATGTTACGCAATACCTTGGCTGTGAAGTACGTCACGTATTCTTGTTGGCACGAATCGATTACGTCGAAGCGCAGAAAATGGTAGGTGAAGAGGCAGCGAGATACAACGATGTGGTGCAATTCGACTTTGACGATCGTTATGTGAATTTGGCAAGGAAAACATTGGGCGGATTATACTGGGTAAACTCATCTTGCAGTAATGCTAAATATGTCGTCAAAACTGATGACGATGTTTTAATTCTGCCGCAAAACGCAGTAAGACTTTTAGCAGGGTTGTCTGCAGACCAAGAACGGACGTTATATTCCGGTCGGCTGCAGCCATCGGCGCGACCGGTCCGGAACTACGGAAAATGGAGGGTGGCGAAAGAGGTTTACCCTTACTTGAGGTATCCTCCTTACGTTTGGGGCCTGGCCATCATCATGTCAATGGAGGTCATACAAAGGTTTTCCAGGGCTTCGAAACGGGTGCCGCAAATTCACGTCGAAGATGCGTATATTGGATTGTTAGCCCGCGCTACGGGGATCAAACCAAAATGCAACACAGCGGTGCGCTGGGGATTCAAGTTAAAAAATTACTCGGCCCATCATGATTACTGCCGTTTTCAAAACGTGATGTTGTTGGCAGCGAGTTTCAATGACATGGCGAAATTCTGGGAGGGATACTCCAGAGCGGAACAAGAGGGAAAGTCATGTGATGCGAACGTGACTCGCTATTTGCATACGGGTACTGATATTTGCCCCTGGCCCTGGGTTGCAATGTCTGACGTCCTCGATATGGTGCCGGCTGATGATAAGTCGGTTCAAAAAACTTGCGCGAGCTTGTCGTGA
- the LOC135503320 gene encoding dual specificity protein phosphatase 3-like isoform X1, whose product MANPKCSKEDLEAITGRNWTEQHLWVRPDHYNEVHPNIFIATGRIAKDRETLKKLGITHVLNAAQGPEPFFVKTDADYYEPFGITFKGFAGEDAEKYNISQHFDEAAEYIQGALDAGGKVLVHCIMGISRAPTLVIAYLMKRCGMTAQEAMKTVREKRDICPNEGFLQQLCDLNETLSV is encoded by the exons ATGGCAAATCCAAAGTGCTCGAAGGAGGACCTGGAAGCCATCACTGGAAGGAACTGGACCGAACAGCACTTGTGGGTCCGGCCCGATCATTATAATGAAGTCCATCCAAACATTTTCATTGCAACGGG GCGAATAGCCAAGGATCGCGAAACCCTTAAGAAACTCGGCATCACCCATGTACTAAACGCCGCCCAAGGACCGGAACCATTTTTCGTCAAAACTGATGCTGATTATTACGAGCCGTTTGGGATCACATTCAAGGGCTTTGCCGGGGAAGATGCAGAGAAATACAACATCAGCCAGCATTTTGATGAGGCAGCGGAATACATACAGGGAGCGCTAGATGCAGGAG GCAAGGTGTTGGTCCATTGCATCATGGGAATCAGTCGGGCCCCGACCCTCGTTATCGCCTACCTCATGAAGAGATGCGGGATGACCGCCCAGGAAGCCATGAAGACAGTCAGGGAGAAGAGGGACATCTGTCCCAATGAGGGATTTTTACAGCAGCTTTGCGACCTCAATGAGACATTGTCCGTGTAG
- the LOC135502906 gene encoding uncharacterized protein LOC135502906, whose translation MGYLKLVCIILIGGLVGGRVGGTVAPASDPATPRPPPVTIPTTTETLTTQDPLEARYILCQVMCQEKYAACFSDTTNVHYRMSLALNVQNPENAKRQRAQVCGQRKAGCREKCHWLKEQTHMYDRNCTATNFLVGLDFNKPGFSLKKALKTLTYITP comes from the exons ATGGGTTACCTGAAG CTAGTCTGCATTATTCTCATCGGTGGCCTTGTCGGAGGCCGTGTCGGAGGGACAGTCGCTCCAGCCTCTGATCCTGCCACGCCACGCCCGCCTCCAGTGACGATTCCCACGACTACCGAAACCCTCACAACTCAAGACCCGCTGGAGGCGCGGTACATCTTGTGCCAAGTCATGTGTCAGGAGAAATACGCGGCGTGCTTCTCCGACACTACAAATGTGCACTACAGAATGAGTCTCGCGTTGAACGTGCAAAACCCGGAAAATGCAAAGCGCCAAAGGGCCCAAGTCTGCGGGCAACGGAAGGCAGGCTGCAGGGAGAAATGCCACTGGCTGAAGGAGCAGACCCACATGTACGACAGGAACTGCACGGCTACGAACTTCCTTGTGGGACTCGATTTCAACAAACCTGGATTCAGTTTAAAAAAAGCGCTCAAGACGTTGACATATATCACGCCTTAG
- the LOC135503320 gene encoding dual specificity protein phosphatase 3-like isoform X2 produces the protein MANTKCTVATLEEIAERSWSVVPSVYPAGCDEVSPGVFISNWRIAKDRETLKKLGITHVLNAAQGPEPFFVKTDADYYEPFGITFKGFAGEDAEKYNISQHFDEAAEYIQGALDAGGKVLVHCIMGISRAPTLVIAYLMKRCGMTAQEAMKTVREKRDICPNEGFLQQLCDLNETLSV, from the exons ATGGCAAACACAAAATGCACTGTGGCAACATTAGAAGAAATCGCCGAGAGGAGTTGGAGTGTCGTTCCCAGTGTCTACCCGGCTGGTTGTGACGAGGTCTCTCCAGGTGTATTCATTTCGAATTG GCGAATAGCCAAGGATCGCGAAACCCTTAAGAAACTCGGCATCACCCATGTACTAAACGCCGCCCAAGGACCGGAACCATTTTTCGTCAAAACTGATGCTGATTATTACGAGCCGTTTGGGATCACATTCAAGGGCTTTGCCGGGGAAGATGCAGAGAAATACAACATCAGCCAGCATTTTGATGAGGCAGCGGAATACATACAGGGAGCGCTAGATGCAGGAG GCAAGGTGTTGGTCCATTGCATCATGGGAATCAGTCGGGCCCCGACCCTCGTTATCGCCTACCTCATGAAGAGATGCGGGATGACCGCCCAGGAAGCCATGAAGACAGTCAGGGAGAAGAGGGACATCTGTCCCAATGAGGGATTTTTACAGCAGCTTTGCGACCTCAATGAGACATTGTCCGTGTAG
- the LOC135503396 gene encoding heparan sulfate glucosamine 3-O-sulfotransferase 5-like: MRNTGVLQPQVPFRIRDYDRGRFDGRLGDHHGYRGSYGNPTDVTKANVRNETRKLPQCIIIGVRKGGTRALLDFLEVHPGIKSAGREIHFFDTDENYNLGLDWYRSMMPPSSPGQITIEKTPKYFVSPRVPERIAKMNGSIKLILIVRDPLERSISDFAQLKKSGKGPREFEGAAINYTTGNVTSKFRPILYSLYYVHLRHWLKHFKLEQMLVLNSENFVKNPTNTLSQIETFLNLKHVLTREQFYFNETKGFYCLKEQTGLRGKKRKQAGCMGSFKGIEHPNISAVVSEKIRTFFRPFNEVFFKTIGEDFHWH; the protein is encoded by the coding sequence ATGAGAAATACGGGCGTCCTACAACCTCAGGTGCCTTTCAGAATTAGAGATTACGATAGAGGGCGCTTCGATGGTCGCCTAGGTGATCACCATGGCTACCGTGGTAGCTATGGAAACCCCACCGACGTTACCAAGGCAAATGTTAGAAACGAAACACGGAAACTTCCTCAGTGTATTATTATTGGGGTCCGCAAAGGGGGCACACGGGCACTCCTTGACTTTTTAGAGGTTCATCCGGGAATTAAATCGGCCGGAAGGGAGATCCATTTCTTTGACACAGATGAGAACTACAATCTTGGTTTAGACTGGTACCGCTCAATGATGCCCCCGAGTTCTCCTGGACAAATCACAATCGAAAAAACGCCGAAGTATTTCGTCTCCCCTCGTGTTCCTGAGCGGATTGCAAAAATGAACGGGTCTATAAAGTTGATTCTGATCGTCAGAGATCCGCTTGAAAGGAGCATTTCCGATTTTGCGCAGTTGAAGAAAAGTGGAAAGGGTCCGCGTGAGTTTGAAGGTGCAGCAATAAACTATACTACTGGAAATGTAACTTCAAAGTTTCGACCAATATTGTATTCACTTTATTATGTGCACTTGCGGCACTGgttgaaacatttcaaactgGAACAAATGTTGGTGTTAAATTCTGAGAATTTTGTAAAGAATCCAACGAATACACTGTCTCAAATTGAGACGTTTTTGAACTTAAAACACGTGCTAACTCGTGAGCAGTTTTACTTCAATGAAACAAAGGGGTTTTATTGCTTGAAGGAGCAGACGGGGCTTCGCGGAAAGAAGAGGAAACAAGCAGGTTGCATGGGGTCATTCAAGGGCATTGAGCACCCGAACATTAGCGCAGTAGTCTCGGAGAAAATACGAACGTTTTTTCGGCCATTTAATGAGGTATTCTTTAAAACAATCGGTGAGGATTTTCATTGGCACTGA
- the LOC135502857 gene encoding uncharacterized protein LOC135502857, with protein sequence MLKHQSSSIPNLGLPPKGENNLLILPPIDGDIRSQATDFVKKQFSVIPFVNDQQKDQIARWLAEHVQTERMGWSKKMELSIREIEKQRRGTLLNNSRIQTINSQVEHMIQKEATEADTKFADDNYDVILELEQNVMTLCSLVGQLLDDRTQCLKLLGISEKQMHEYEYVADLLRQKMNSFDGEIRRLRDEKDDNLQTPRSQVSIVSKIDPATPRRAGVSKGGKKNKGEPPDRFLSLKPVETVNLIPLVVSHDVNSEKRVMAGKNRKKRKDSLDGKKRLHLRKEVEIDDKKKAKSDPELMLGKLEVQKITPISPDEKTRKQEEMIEVLKLEMKELEVIVLQKDKDLEKYKHHIKTLKHLYHYGNLGLKGGKYKESNFMRTNDAAKFTQKDSLSVMSHSLPAIGPENINQNGNEDVGLSLDSILFPPAKTSVSRCLRCKRLYRLQDNHKKACRYHPKSKRKVEKYSDNGKLQNVTFVWDCCHGDAENDGCCADEHI encoded by the exons ATGTTGAAACATCAGTCCTCGTCCATCCCAAATTTGGGCCTACCCCCAAAAG GTGAAAACAACCTGCTGATCTTGCCACCGATAGATGGCGACATCAGAAGCCAGGCGACAGACTTCGTCAAGAAACAGTTCAGCGTAATACCGTTCGTCAATGATCAACAAAAGGACCAAATCGCGCGATGGCTTGCGGAGCATGTGCAGACCGAACGGATGGGGTGGAGCAAAAAGATGGAATTGTCGATCAGAGAGATTGAAAAACAACGCAGAGGGACACTTTTGAATAATTCTCGTATTCAGACGATAAATTCCCAAGTCGAACATATGATTCAAAAAGAGGCTACAGAAGCGGATACGAAATTCGCTGATGACAATTACGATGTGATTCTGGAATTAGAGCAGAATGTCATGACGCTGTGCAGTTTGGTGGGTCAGTTGTTGGACGATAGAACCCAGTGTTTAAAACTGTTGGGCATCTCGGAAAAGCAGATGCACGAGTATGAATACGTCGCCGACTTATTGCGGCAGAAGATGAATAGCTTTGACGGGGAGATTAGGAGATTAAGAGATGAGAAAGATGACAATTTACAGACGCCCCGATCTCAGGTTTCAATTGTGTCTAAAATTGACCCAGCGACGCCGCGGCGCGCTGGTGTTTCAAAAGGTGGGAAGAAAAATAAAGGTGAACCGCCGGACCGCTTTTTAAGTTTGAAACCGGTTGAGACGGTGAATTTGATTCCGTTGGTTGTGTCACATGATGTGAATAGTGAGAAACGCGTCATGGCTGGCAAGAATCGGAAAAAACGGAAGGATTCTTTAGATGGGAAGAAAAGATTACACTTGCGGAAAGAAGTGGAAATTGATGATAAGAAAAAAGCAAAAAGCGACCCAGAGTTGATGTTAGGGAAATTAGAGGTGCAAAAAATCACGCCCATTTCGCCTGACGAGAAGACAAGGAAACAAGAGGAAATGATTGAAGTTTTAAAGCTCGAAATGAAAGAGTTGGAGGTGATCGTGTTGCAAAAAGACAAAGATTTAGAGAAGTATAAACATCATATTAAGACATTAAAGCACTTGTACCACTATGGTAACCTTGGGTTAAAGGGCGGGAAATACAAAGAGTCAAACTTTATGAGAACGAATGACGCTGCCAAGTTTACGCAGAAGGATTCGCTGTCGGTGATGTCGCATTCATTGCCTGCGATTGGGCCGGAAAACATCAATCAGAATGGGAACGAGGACGTCGGTTTGTCGCTAGATAGCATTCTATTCCCGCCTGCTAAGACTTCAGTTTCACGCTGCTTGCGGTGTAAGCGTTTGTACCGCTTGCAGGACAATCATAAAAAGGCGTGCCGTTATCACCCAAAGTCGAAACGAAAGGTAGAGAAGTATTCCGACAATGGGAAGTTACAAAATGTCACGTTTGTTTGGGACTGTTGCCACGGTGACGCTGAAAATGACGGTTGTTGCGCGGACGAACACATCTGA
- the LOC135502859 gene encoding uncharacterized protein LOC135502859, whose amino-acid sequence MEKLGRINQKIAALRPLFEAKLQQAAPLIHDLKSKVYEYDKRHKTDKILILGSTGNNLYFPETNENGTYTIEIDILFERDCSNLSLPTEFGFGPGPTVALEEAQAIKFGAPLNDDLYIWLRATRVDNPDGLGDMFLDFDEAEGVYYLKNLVYRDAIPSRTEEILDHTILEEKELLILRPESESGQPFRTFKTDLKSVNLEDENGTSQEFKFQCLFDKVAGVKIPWPRAAQEWVTRKRRWPPQSLIEAAVQYGCHGIPKAVNKRNALIGGDPDKELEDSDGKDCQEKGAETPPGTDEQASAGMRPETPLPMDDPERMRSWKLSYAWAEQMIANAFSPMQRMAYLMLKQMKREHLDK is encoded by the exons ATGGAGAAATTGGGCAGAATAAACCAGAAGATTGCGGCCCTACGACCGCTCTTTGAAGCAAAGCTACAACAAGCAGCACCGCTCATCCACGACCTAAAATCTAAAGTCTACGAATACGACAAGAGACAcaagaccgataaaatcctCATCCTTGGTAGCACCGGGAACAATCTATACTTTCCAGAGACAAACGAAAACGGGACATACACAATCGAAATCGATATTTTATTTGAACGGGATTGTTCGAACTTGTCTCTGCCGACTGAGTTTGGTTTTGGTCCTGGACCAACGGTGGCACTTGAAGAGGCCCAAGCGATCAAGTTCGGGGCTCCTTTAAATGACGATTTGTACATTTGGCTGCGGGCGACCAGGGTCGATAATCCGGATGGACTCGGGGATATGTTTCTTGACTTTGATGAAGCGGAGGGAGTGTATTACTTGAAGAACTTAGTCTACAGAGATGCCATACCATCAAG AACGGAGGAGATTCTTGACCACACAATCCTAGAAGAGAAAGAGCTTCTGATCCTTCGACCTGAGTCAGAATCGGGTCAGCCGTTCAGAACCTTCAAGACTGACCTCAAGTCTGTCAATCTCGAAGACGAAAACGGCACTTCACAGGAGTTTAAATTCCAGTGTCTGTTTGACAAAGTTGCTGGGGTGAAGATTCCGTGGCCTCGAGCTGCACAGGAATGGGTGACGAGAAAACGCCGCTGGCCGCCGCAGAGTTTGATCGAGGCGGCGGTACAGTACGGCTGTCACGGTATTCCGAAGGCAGTCAATAAACGGAACGCACTTATAGGAGGCGATCCAGATAAAGAGCTGGAGGATTCTGATGGAAAGGACTGCCAGGAAAAAGGAGCCGAAACTCCACCAGGAACTGATGAACAAGCTTCTGCAGGAATGAGACCAGAAACACCTCTACCGATGGATGACCCAGAGCGCATGCGTTCTTGGAAACTAAGCTACGCCTGGGCTGAACAGATGATTGCAAACGCATTCTCGCCGATGCAACGGATGGCGTACTTGATGCTGAAGCAGATGAAGCGCGAACATCTGGACAAGTAA
- the LOC135502905 gene encoding heparan sulfate glucosamine 3-O-sulfotransferase 5-like — protein MHLSRDVGKLISVVIVALAIFLFLLFVFPRQHANKLPATFFKTLSSRKLQNGSASHRQSDFPVRILAHTWTNENVTHRNETRRRLPKCIVIGVRKGGTRALLEYINLHPSVKIAHKEPHFFDMNYSMGLKWYRSLMPYSEPNQITIEKTPKYFVWPEAPERVHRMNSSIRLILILRDPVERALSDYLQLNRKELLATDLGNEFEKLAINQVTGKVNYVWNAIQTSLYHKHLINWLKYFPRNQILILDSNVLIENPLPVLQKVESFLGLEPRITDDMFYFNATKGFYCRTEALGGCLGKFKGFPHPSLNPVVIEKLRAFFRPHNQVLYQIAGHDFKWA, from the coding sequence ATGCACCTCTCACGTGACGTCGGCAAGCTAATTTCTGTGGTAATTGTTGCCCTTGCGATCTTCCTGTTTCTCTTGTTTGTCTTTCCTCGGCAACACGCAAACAAGCTTCCTGCAACTTTTTTCAAGACCCTTTCGTCCCGAAAATTACAAAATGGCAGTGCTTCGCATCGCCAAAGTGACTTTCCCGTCCGCATTTTAGCACACACTTGGACTAACGAAAATGTGACTCATCGGAACGAAACTCGTCGCCGTCTGCCGAAATGTATCGTCATTGGGGTCCGCAAAGGGGGTACTCGAGCACTGTTGGAGTACATAAACTTGCATCCCTCAGTTAAAATTGCACACAAGGAGCCGCATTTCTTCGACATGAACTACAGTATGGGATTAAAATGGTACAGATCATTGATGCCCTATTCTGAgcccaatcaaatcacaatagaGAAGACGCCGAAATATTTCGTTTGGCCTGAGGCCCCCGAAAGGGTGCACCGGATGAACAGTTCAATCAGGTTGATTTTGATACTGCGGGACCCTGTAGAAAGGGCACTTTCGGACTACTTGCAACTAAACAGGAAAGAGTTATTAGCAACTGACCTCGGAAACGAGTTTGAAAAATTGGCCATCAACCAAGTCACAGGCAAAGTAAACTACGTATGGAACGCAATACAGACGTCACTTTATCACAAGCATCTTATCAACTGGCTGAAATATTTCCCGCGCAATCAAATCCTAATTCTGGACTCAAACGTATTGATAGAAAACCCGTTACCTGTTTTGCAAAAGGTTGAATCGTTCTTAGGCCTTGAACCGAGAATCACGGATGATATGTTTTACTTCAATGCCACAAAGGGGTTCTATTGTCGGACAGAGGCCCTCGGTGGCTGCCTGGGAAAGTTTAAAGGTTTCCCCCACCCATCCTTAAATCCCGTGGTTATTGAAAAGTTAAGGGCGTTTTTTAGGCCCCACAACCAGGTCCTATATCAAATTGCCGGCCACGACTTCAAATGGGCCTGA
- the LOC135503321 gene encoding dual specificity protein phosphatase 3-like — protein sequence MADRKCTAADLEAITSVTSSASNSDSCDEVYPNVFLSSRRIAKDRESLKKLGITHVFNAAQGPEPQYVDTDAEYYENDGIKFQGLPGEEDGPGYQLCQHFEKTADFMQEALDSGGKVLVHCIMGRSRSPTLVLAYLMKKHGMTAEEALKTVKENRDICPNAGFLQQLCDLNEKL from the exons ATGGCAGACAGAAAATGCACTGCAGCCGACCTTGAGGCCATCACATCAGTCACTAGCTCTGCCTCTAATTCAGATAGCTGTGATGAGGTTTATCCTAATGTATTTCTCTCAAGTCG GCGAATAGCCAAGGACCGCGAGAGCCTCAAGAAGCTCGGCATCACCCACGTTTTCAACGCCGCCCAGGGGCCAGAGCCCCAGTACGTTGACACAGACGCAGAGTATTATGAAAACGATGGCATCAAGTTCCAAGGTTTACCAGGAGAGGAGGACGGGCCCGGGTACCAGCTCTGTCAGCACTTTGAAAAGACAGCGGATTTTATGCAGGAGGCGCTCGATTCTGGGG GCAAGGTCCTAGTCCACTGCATCATGGGTAGAAGCAGATCGCCCACTCTTGTCCTGGCCTACCTAATGAAGAAACATGGCATGACGGCTGAGGAAGCACTAAAGACAGTTAAGGAAAATAGAGACATCTGCCCCAATGCGGGATTTCTACAGCAGTTGTGTGACTTGAATGAGAAACTGTAG
- the LOC135502904 gene encoding heparan sulfate glucosamine 3-O-sulfotransferase 1-like: MRCSRNTAKPIIFAASVASILFLVIIDKRPKTITASPVKDLLFARKSYRMENGRSSFRRNDSSVSVLANSGRNENVPRRNNTRRRLPQCIIIGVRKGGTRALLEFLKLHPSVKTVQKEVHFFDKNYSLGLDWYRSHMPLSNPHEITIEKTPRYFVTPEAPERVHRMNSSIKLILIVRDPTERSISDFSHSHRREIRAGPLNETFEEHAINADTGRLNLDWSSIGISLYHKHIERWLNYFPRKQILILDSEAFIKNPVPVLRRIESFLNLAPKFGPNMFYFNKTKGFYCRNTPPGGCLGWTKGLPHPEVRPEVIARLRGFFRPHNTVFYKMVGHDFKWP, encoded by the coding sequence ATGCGTTGCTCACGTAACACAGCAAAACCGATCATCTTTGCTGCTTCCGTGGCGTCCATCTTGTTTCTCGTCATCATCGACAAGCGTCCGAAAACGATCACTGCATCACCTGTCAAGGACCTCTTGTTTGCAAGAAAATCGTATAGAATGGAAAATGGCAGATCTTCGTTTCGCCGAAATGACTCATCAGTTTCTGTTTTAGCAAATTCCGGACGAAACGAAAATGTGCCTCGGCGAAACAACACCCGGCGTCGTCTGCCGCAATGTATCATCATTGGGGTCCGCAAAGGGGGTACTCGTGCACTTTTGGAGTTCTTGAAATTGCATCCCTCTGTTAAAACTGTTCAAAAAGAAGTGCATTTCTTTGACAAAAACTATAGTTTAGGTTTGGATTGGTACAGATCACATATGCCCCTTTCTAACCCTCATGAAATCACCATTGAGAAAACCCCGAGGTATTTCGTTACGCCAGAGGCCCCTGAAAGGGTGCATCGCATGAACAGTTCTATCAAATTAATTTTGATTGTACGCGACCCAACAGAAAGATCTATTTCCGATTTTTCGCATTCTCACAGACGAGAAATTCGAGCTGGGCCATTAAACGAAACATTTGAAGAACATGCTATCAATGCAGACACGGGAAGATTGAATCTGGATTGGTCCAGCATTGGGATTTCCTTGTATCACAAACACATCGAAAGATGGCTAAACTATTTCCCGCGAAAACAAATCCTCATCCTGGACTCGGAAGCTTTCATCAAAAACCCCGTCCCTGTGCTCCGAAGAATTGAATCATTTCTAAACCTCGCACCCAAGTTTGGCCCCAATATGTTCTACTTCAACAAAACCAAGGGTTTTTATTGTCGAAATACGCCCCCTGGCGGGTGCCTTGGGTGGACGAAAGGTTTGCCTCACCCTGAGGTTCGCCCAGAGGTGATTGCGAGGTTGCGGGGTTTCTTTCGGCCACACAACACGGTATTTTATAAGATGGTTGGACATGACTTCAAATGGCCATAA